The following proteins are co-located in the Pseudomonas synxantha genome:
- a CDS encoding substrate-binding domain-containing protein: MRLRVLFLCFAISLPAVAAPLAVPDQGPALRIQGSNTIGAALGPALVKGLMEHQGLQGVHSEPGDGANEQRVVGKTRQGKTVTIEVAAHGSSTGFAALKNNRADLAAASRPIKDSELIDLESLGDLKSPEAEQVIAIDGLAIILNPRNPLNTLNTEQLAQIFNGEVSTWEALGGIGGAIHVYARDDQSGTYDTFKELVLSRRGKPLAGTAQRFESSEALSDAVSHDPQGIGFIGLPYVRQAKAVAIVDGDSQPMLPLTSLIATEDYPLSRRLLFYLPPFSRNPWAKALVDFTQGSKGQAIVAANGFIAQQVQAIGVAPRPSMPDDYQALARDAQRLTVNFRFEEGSASLDNKARQDLQRVVAYIRSHGKLDKQVTLVGFGDAKNDPQRAALLSKLRAMAVRRELVKSGVVPRDIRGFGAQMPVAANTADEGRIKNRRVEVWVY; the protein is encoded by the coding sequence ATGAGGCTGCGCGTTCTGTTCCTGTGCTTTGCGATCTCCCTGCCCGCCGTGGCCGCACCCCTTGCCGTCCCCGACCAAGGCCCAGCGCTGCGCATCCAGGGTTCCAATACCATCGGGGCGGCACTCGGCCCGGCGTTGGTCAAGGGTCTGATGGAGCATCAAGGCCTGCAGGGTGTACACAGCGAGCCGGGTGACGGGGCAAACGAACAACGGGTAGTCGGCAAGACGCGCCAGGGCAAGACCGTGACCATCGAAGTGGCTGCCCATGGTTCCAGCACCGGTTTTGCCGCGCTGAAAAACAACCGCGCCGACCTCGCCGCAGCGTCCCGCCCGATCAAGGACAGCGAACTGATAGACCTCGAATCCCTGGGTGACCTGAAAAGCCCCGAAGCCGAACAGGTGATCGCCATCGATGGCCTGGCAATCATCCTCAACCCGCGCAACCCACTCAATACGCTGAACACCGAGCAACTGGCGCAGATCTTCAACGGCGAGGTCAGCACCTGGGAAGCGCTGGGGGGCATTGGCGGGGCCATTCATGTCTACGCCCGGGATGATCAGTCCGGCACCTACGACACCTTCAAGGAACTGGTGTTGAGCCGACGCGGCAAACCGCTTGCCGGGACCGCACAGCGTTTCGAGTCCAGCGAGGCGCTGTCCGATGCGGTCAGCCATGACCCCCAGGGCATCGGTTTTATCGGCTTGCCCTATGTACGCCAGGCCAAGGCAGTGGCGATTGTCGACGGCGACTCACAACCGATGCTGCCCTTGACCAGCTTGATTGCCACCGAGGATTACCCGCTGTCACGGCGACTGTTGTTTTACCTGCCGCCCTTCTCCCGCAACCCCTGGGCCAAGGCGCTGGTGGACTTCACCCAAGGCAGCAAGGGCCAGGCAATAGTCGCCGCCAATGGCTTTATAGCCCAACAGGTGCAGGCGATTGGCGTGGCGCCACGCCCGTCAATGCCCGACGACTACCAGGCCCTTGCCCGTGACGCCCAGCGCTTGACTGTGAATTTTCGTTTCGAGGAAGGCAGCGCCAGCCTCGACAACAAGGCGCGCCAGGATTTGCAGCGGGTGGTGGCTTATATAAGAAGCCACGGCAAGCTCGATAAACAGGTAACCCTGGTGGGGTTTGGCGATGCCAAGAATGATCCGCAACGTGCGGCGTTGCTGTCGAAGCTGCGGGCTATGGCGGTGCGCCGGGAGCTGGTCAAGAGCGGCGTGGTGCCCAGGGATATCCGCGGGTTTGGCGCGCAGATGCCGGTAGCGGCGAATACGGCGGATGAGGGGCGTATCAAGAATCGGCGGGTGGAGGTCTGGGTGTACTGA
- the xthA gene encoding exodeoxyribonuclease III, whose amino-acid sequence MKIVSFNINGLRARPHQLAALIEKHQPDVIGLQETKVHDDQFPLAEVQALGYHVYYHGQKGHYGVALLSRKEALSVHKGFASDEEDAQRRFIWGTFADENGHPVTIMNGYFPQGESRDHPTKFPAKQRFYADLQHLLESQFSNDQALVVMGDVNISPEDCDIGIGADNAKRWLKTGKCSFLPEEREWMARLKNWGLVDSFRHLNPDVADRFSWFDYRSRGFEDEPKRGLRIDVIMASTGLVPRVKDAGVDYDLRGLEKPSDHAPIWLELS is encoded by the coding sequence ATGAAAATCGTCTCCTTCAATATCAACGGGCTGCGTGCTCGCCCTCATCAGCTGGCGGCGCTGATTGAAAAGCATCAACCGGACGTGATCGGCCTGCAGGAAACCAAGGTCCACGATGACCAGTTCCCCCTGGCCGAAGTGCAGGCCCTGGGGTATCACGTGTATTACCACGGGCAGAAAGGCCACTACGGTGTGGCCCTGCTCTCGCGCAAAGAAGCCCTGAGCGTGCACAAAGGTTTTGCCAGCGATGAAGAGGACGCCCAGCGGCGTTTTATCTGGGGCACCTTCGCCGATGAAAACGGCCACCCGGTGACCATCATGAACGGCTACTTCCCCCAGGGTGAAAGCCGCGACCATCCGACCAAGTTCCCAGCCAAACAGCGCTTCTACGCAGACTTGCAGCACCTGCTGGAAAGCCAGTTCAGCAATGACCAGGCGCTGGTGGTGATGGGCGACGTGAACATTTCCCCGGAGGACTGTGACATCGGCATCGGCGCCGACAACGCCAAGCGCTGGCTGAAAACCGGCAAGTGCAGCTTCCTGCCGGAAGAACGCGAGTGGATGGCACGCCTGAAGAACTGGGGCCTGGTGGACAGCTTCCGCCACCTCAACCCGGACGTGGCCGACCGCTTCAGCTGGTTCGACTATCGCAGCCGTGGGTTTGAAGACGAGCCCAAGCGTGGGCTGCGCATTGACGTGATCATGGCGTCCACCGGCTTGGTACCGCGGGTCAAGGATGCCGGGGTGGATTACGATCTGCGCGGGCTGGAGAAGCCGTCGGACCATGCGCCGATCTGGTTGGAACTGAGCTGA
- a CDS encoding GNAT family N-acetyltransferase: protein MPDTSTAIADIRLLNSGYSREARSLLYQAYRHEPTFAYIFEAERPGYEQRVRATVRELVKQHFFQKLPAIGLFVNDRLIGIALIAPPQRRLGITESWAWQIRMWLSTGVRGTRRYLEYHQAVLACLPSESVHVLPLLGIHPQFQGKHFGEQLLEAVHNWCADDPHSSGVVLDTGNSRYLDFYKRQGYEEIGEVAVGPVLEHVFFHPNPQALHAATA from the coding sequence ATGCCAGACACTTCGACGGCCATTGCCGACATCCGCCTGCTCAATAGCGGTTACTCCCGCGAGGCGCGATCCCTGCTTTACCAGGCGTATCGCCACGAGCCGACCTTCGCCTACATCTTCGAAGCCGAGCGGCCGGGTTATGAGCAACGGGTGCGCGCCACCGTGCGCGAACTGGTCAAGCAGCACTTCTTCCAGAAGCTTCCCGCCATCGGCCTGTTCGTCAACGACCGGCTGATCGGCATCGCCCTGATTGCACCGCCCCAGCGGCGCCTTGGCATCACCGAGAGTTGGGCGTGGCAGATCCGTATGTGGCTGAGTACCGGCGTGCGCGGCACGCGGCGTTACCTGGAATACCATCAGGCGGTCCTGGCATGCCTGCCCAGCGAGTCGGTGCATGTATTGCCGCTGTTGGGTATTCACCCACAGTTCCAGGGCAAGCACTTCGGTGAGCAACTATTGGAAGCGGTACACAATTGGTGCGCAGACGACCCGCATTCCTCCGGGGTGGTGCTCGACACTGGCAACTCCCGCTACCTGGATTTCTACAAGCGCCAAGGCTATGAAGAGATCGGCGAAGTCGCCGTAGGCCCGGTGCTGGAACATGTGTTTTTCCATCCCAATCCCCAGGCGTTACATGCTGCAACGGCTTAG
- a CDS encoding autotransporter assembly complex protein TamA, whose protein sequence is MKFPGRFTSGLILLFTSCGAFAQSELDVRVKPSNDALKANIEGYIGGVGDRDEEALLRFSRGAEEQARKAAQALGYYQPRIASDVRGGKNPRLTLTIDSGEPVHLRDVTIRVDGQAASLKAFRVPASDDLKSGAVLNHGHYEDAKRLIQNQASRYGFFSGRFTSQKLAVDPQAGVADIELIYDSGPRYSMGKVSFSGDTPFDEELLQRMVPFNSGTPYDSELIAELNQNLQTSGFFEGVRVDASPTAATNDVIPVAVQLETRKPRTMGLGLGYSTDVGPRGKANWTRHWVNPQGHSYGWEAELSAPRQNVGLWYDIPLDPPLTDKLRFAGGYQNEEIANTDTLSKLLTIGPEWHSKLPSGWTRVISLKYQREEYRLGNDSGLSNLVMPGVSYSYLRSDNRIDPHHGYRLMFDTKVAKEGLGSDTNLLYGTATIKGLTTLWDNHRFLGRAQLGGSATNGYKSVPPSLRFFAGGDQSVRGYEYQTLSPENDRGDRIGGRYMVALSAEYQYSITDKWRIATFIDQGNSFNNLDFPSLKTGVGVGVRWVSPVGPIRLDLAHALEDPGGVRLHFSMGPEL, encoded by the coding sequence ATGAAGTTTCCAGGAAGATTTACCAGCGGCTTGATTCTGCTGTTCACAAGCTGCGGCGCATTCGCGCAAAGCGAATTGGACGTGCGGGTCAAACCCTCAAACGACGCGTTGAAAGCCAACATCGAAGGCTATATCGGCGGGGTGGGCGATCGTGATGAAGAAGCCTTGCTGCGGTTCAGCCGCGGCGCCGAGGAGCAGGCGCGTAAAGCGGCCCAGGCCCTGGGCTACTATCAGCCACGGATCGCCAGTGATGTAAGGGGCGGGAAGAACCCGCGCCTGACGCTCACCATCGACTCCGGCGAACCGGTGCATCTGCGCGACGTGACCATTCGGGTCGATGGCCAGGCCGCGAGCCTCAAGGCTTTTCGCGTGCCTGCCAGCGACGACCTCAAATCCGGCGCGGTGCTCAACCACGGCCATTACGAAGACGCCAAGCGCCTGATCCAGAACCAGGCTTCGCGCTATGGTTTTTTCAGCGGGCGCTTTACCAGCCAGAAGCTGGCGGTGGACCCCCAGGCCGGCGTGGCCGATATCGAACTCATTTACGACAGCGGCCCGCGCTACAGCATGGGCAAGGTCAGTTTCAGCGGCGACACGCCTTTTGATGAAGAACTGCTGCAACGCATGGTGCCGTTCAACAGCGGCACGCCGTATGACTCCGAACTGATCGCCGAACTTAACCAGAACCTGCAAACCAGCGGCTTCTTCGAAGGCGTGAGGGTGGATGCCAGCCCCACCGCCGCGACCAATGATGTAATCCCGGTCGCCGTGCAGCTGGAAACCCGCAAGCCGCGCACCATGGGCCTGGGCCTGGGTTACTCCACCGACGTGGGCCCACGGGGCAAAGCCAACTGGACACGGCATTGGGTCAACCCCCAGGGCCATAGTTATGGTTGGGAAGCCGAGTTGTCGGCGCCCCGGCAGAACGTCGGCCTGTGGTACGACATCCCCCTCGACCCACCGCTCACCGACAAATTGCGCTTTGCCGGCGGCTATCAGAATGAAGAGATCGCCAATACCGACACCTTGAGCAAGCTGCTCACCATCGGCCCGGAATGGCACAGCAAATTGCCCAGCGGTTGGACGCGGGTGATTTCCCTCAAGTACCAGCGCGAAGAGTACCGCCTGGGCAATGACTCGGGCTTGAGCAACCTGGTGATGCCGGGGGTCAGTTATTCCTACCTGCGCAGCGACAACCGCATCGACCCGCACCATGGCTACCGGCTGATGTTCGACACCAAGGTCGCGAAGGAGGGCCTGGGGTCCGACACCAACCTGCTTTACGGCACGGCCACGATCAAGGGCCTGACCACCTTGTGGGACAACCATCGTTTCCTGGGTCGTGCGCAATTGGGTGGCAGTGCCACCAACGGCTACAAATCCGTGCCGCCGTCGTTACGCTTCTTTGCCGGTGGCGACCAGAGCGTGCGCGGATACGAGTACCAGACCCTGTCGCCCGAGAACGACCGCGGCGACCGCATCGGCGGCCGCTATATGGTGGCCTTGAGCGCCGAGTACCAATATTCCATCACCGACAAATGGCGCATCGCGACCTTTATCGACCAGGGCAACTCCTTCAATAACCTGGACTTCCCCAGCCTGAAAACCGGTGTGGGCGTTGGTGTGCGCTGGGTCTCGCCAGTCGGGCCGATTCGCCTTGACCTTGCCCATGCCCTCGAAGATCCGGGCGGCGTTCGATTGCACTTTTCCATGGGGCCTGAGCTGTGA
- a CDS encoding translocation/assembly module TamB domain-containing protein, which produces MRGLKIAGLVLVAILALLLLVLWSVLGTQAGSRWALGQVPGLSVEHFQGRLGGQWSADHLLWQQDGSRVELKAPKFNWSPGCLLRMTLCINQLDVEQVSLEFAPSAEESSSEPIQLPELKLPVAVQLGDVRVGSLIFNGSEELNSLQLAAHWTAMGLRIDSVHLQRDGLVLDLAGLLQPSGDWPLKASGNLSLPYAPGGALWTVALKLDGDLLKTLKLDADSSGYLPAKLSGELQPLVENLPAQLHITSEAFKPSADLPDTLQLNQLDLSAEGDLKSGYRLVGKAVLPAEKGPVDLQLQGKVDAKGAQIAGLDLNAGDKQSLKLSANLDWQQGFSADARIDWLDFPWHRLYPVIDEPQVALRTFNGEISYKDGNYLGNLKADLDGPAGKFNLVTPFSGDLKQVFLPELKLTAGQGKAEGHLNLQFADGIAWDTALDLSALNPAYWVAELPGTLAGPLRSKGEFKNDQLKLNADLDLKGRLRGQTAVLAAKAEGAGEQWTLANLDIRLGDNRINGSGSLQQRLAGQIDIKLTRLAQLWPQLRGQINGRVDVAGTLKAPQGKLDLKGQQLAFADNRLQTLNLDANLDNAQRARLDLKASGIQAGETQVGNLTASAQGDIKNQKVQLDLAGPLLKLALALDGNLDKGNWRGRLASGDVQAGGQDWRLQAPAKIERLADGKLTFGAHCWVSGPASLCGEDQRLMPEPKLRYHLKQFPIDSLAAFLPKDFAWQGKLNADVQLDLPQSGPKGVVSVDASGGTLRVRDKGQWLDFPYDTLKLETTLNPKRIDTQLNFHGGKLGELLLQAQINPLPSNKPITGNFSLTGLDLAVARPFVPMVETLNGKLNGSGRISGGLLAPLVNGNLNLVDGEVSGPELPISLEGLNLQAQIAGESVQLNGGWHSGKAGQGSLKGQIDWGRALVVDLNLKGSQLPVTVEPYAKLEVAPDLKISLKHDKLAIAGKVHIPRGDITVRELPPSTVKVSDDTVIIGSQTEEGKPPMAMAMDIDVEVGEDQLNFAGFGLTAKVQGHVHIGDNMDTRGELWLNDGRYRAYGQRLNVRRARLLFAGPLDQPFLDIEAVRIVTESSRTVTAGIRLSGSAEQPTTQIFSEPAMAQEDALSYLVLGRSRTNTGEDNNMLAEAALGLGLMGSAGVTTDIANKLGIQDFDLDTQGTGNSTAVVASGKINEKLSLRYGVGVFEPANTIALRYLLSKKVYLEVATGVASSLDIFYKRDF; this is translated from the coding sequence ATGCGTGGTTTGAAAATAGCCGGGCTGGTGCTGGTCGCCATCCTCGCTTTGCTGTTGCTGGTGCTATGGTCGGTACTGGGTACCCAGGCGGGCAGTCGCTGGGCCTTGGGTCAGGTGCCGGGCTTGAGTGTGGAGCATTTCCAAGGCCGCCTGGGCGGGCAGTGGAGCGCCGATCATCTGTTGTGGCAGCAGGATGGCAGCCGCGTCGAGTTGAAGGCGCCGAAATTCAACTGGTCCCCCGGTTGTCTGTTACGCATGACCCTGTGCATCAACCAGCTGGATGTGGAGCAAGTCAGCCTGGAATTCGCACCCAGCGCCGAAGAGAGCAGCAGCGAGCCGATTCAACTGCCCGAACTGAAATTACCGGTTGCCGTACAGTTAGGCGACGTTCGCGTCGGTAGCCTGATTTTTAACGGCAGTGAAGAACTCAACAGCCTGCAGCTGGCGGCGCACTGGACTGCCATGGGCCTGCGTATCGACTCGGTGCACTTGCAGCGCGACGGCCTGGTGCTGGACCTTGCCGGTCTGCTGCAACCCAGCGGCGATTGGCCGCTGAAGGCCAGCGGCAACCTGAGCCTGCCCTACGCCCCAGGCGGTGCACTCTGGACGGTTGCGCTCAAGCTCGACGGCGACCTGCTCAAGACCCTCAAGCTCGACGCCGACAGTAGCGGCTACCTGCCGGCCAAGCTCAGCGGCGAACTGCAACCCCTGGTGGAAAACCTGCCGGCGCAGTTGCACATCACCTCCGAGGCCTTCAAGCCCAGCGCGGATCTGCCTGACACCCTGCAACTCAACCAACTGGACCTGAGTGCCGAGGGCGACCTGAAAAGCGGCTACCGGTTAGTGGGCAAGGCCGTGCTGCCGGCGGAAAAAGGCCCGGTGGACTTGCAGCTGCAAGGCAAGGTCGACGCCAAGGGCGCGCAGATCGCCGGCCTGGATTTGAATGCCGGCGACAAGCAAAGCCTCAAGCTCAGTGCCAACCTCGACTGGCAACAAGGCTTTAGTGCTGACGCCAGGATCGACTGGCTGGACTTCCCCTGGCACCGCCTGTATCCCGTGATCGATGAGCCGCAGGTTGCATTGCGCACCTTCAACGGAGAAATCTCTTATAAGGACGGCAATTACCTCGGCAACCTCAAGGCCGACCTCGACGGCCCGGCCGGCAAATTCAATCTGGTCACGCCCTTCAGTGGCGACCTCAAGCAAGTCTTCCTGCCCGAGTTGAAGCTGACCGCCGGCCAAGGCAAGGCCGAAGGCCACCTGAACCTGCAATTTGCCGACGGTATTGCCTGGGATACGGCGCTGGACCTGTCGGCCCTGAACCCGGCGTACTGGGTCGCCGAGTTACCCGGCACCCTGGCCGGGCCGCTGCGCAGCAAAGGCGAGTTCAAAAATGATCAGCTCAAGCTCAACGCCGACCTCGACCTCAAGGGTCGTCTGCGTGGACAGACGGCGGTGCTGGCGGCCAAGGCCGAAGGTGCCGGGGAACAATGGACCCTGGCCAACCTGGATATCCGCCTCGGTGACAACCGCATCAACGGCAGCGGCAGCCTGCAACAACGCCTGGCCGGGCAGATCGACATCAAGCTGACGCGCCTGGCCCAGCTCTGGCCGCAACTGCGCGGGCAAATCAATGGCCGCGTCGATGTGGCCGGCACCTTGAAAGCCCCCCAAGGCAAGCTCGACCTCAAGGGCCAGCAGTTGGCATTTGCCGACAACCGCCTGCAAACCCTCAACCTCGACGCCAACCTCGATAACGCCCAGCGCGCCAGGCTCGACCTCAAGGCCAGTGGCATTCAGGCCGGCGAAACCCAGGTCGGCAACCTCACTGCCAGCGCCCAGGGCGATATCAAGAACCAGAAGGTCCAGTTGGACCTCGCCGGCCCACTGCTCAAGCTGGCCCTGGCGTTGGATGGCAACCTCGACAAAGGCAACTGGCGCGGGCGTCTGGCCAGCGGTGATGTACAAGCCGGCGGCCAGGACTGGCGCCTGCAAGCCCCGGCGAAGATCGAGCGCCTGGCCGATGGCAAGCTGACCTTCGGCGCGCACTGCTGGGTCTCCGGCCCCGCCAGCCTGTGTGGCGAAGACCAGCGCCTGATGCCCGAGCCGAAGCTGCGCTACCACCTCAAGCAATTCCCCATCGACAGCCTCGCGGCATTCTTGCCCAAAGACTTCGCCTGGCAGGGCAAGCTCAACGCTGACGTACAACTCGATTTGCCACAGAGCGGCCCCAAGGGCGTGGTGTCGGTGGATGCCAGCGGTGGCACCCTGCGCGTGCGCGACAAGGGCCAGTGGTTGGATTTTCCCTACGACACTTTGAAGCTGGAAACCACCCTTAACCCCAAGCGCATCGACACCCAGCTCAACTTCCATGGCGGCAAGCTCGGTGAGTTGCTGTTGCAGGCGCAGATCAACCCGCTGCCGAGCAACAAGCCGATTACCGGCAATTTCAGCCTCACGGGCCTGGACCTCGCCGTGGCGCGGCCCTTTGTGCCGATGGTGGAAACGCTCAACGGCAAGCTCAACGGCAGTGGTCGCATTTCTGGCGGTTTGCTCGCACCCCTGGTCAACGGCAACCTCAACCTGGTGGACGGCGAAGTCTCCGGGCCAGAACTGCCCATCAGCCTCGAGGGCCTGAACCTGCAGGCGCAGATCGCCGGCGAAAGCGTGCAGCTCAACGGTGGCTGGCACAGCGGCAAGGCCGGGCAGGGCAGTCTCAAGGGCCAGATCGACTGGGGCCGCGCGCTGGTGGTTGATCTCAACCTCAAGGGCTCGCAACTGCCGGTGACGGTGGAGCCCTATGCCAAGCTGGAAGTGGCGCCCGACCTGAAGATCAGCCTCAAGCACGACAAGCTGGCGATTGCCGGCAAGGTCCATATCCCCCGTGGCGATATCACCGTGCGGGAACTGCCGCCGTCGACGGTCAAGGTCTCCGATGACACGGTGATCATCGGCAGCCAGACCGAAGAGGGCAAGCCGCCGATGGCCATGGCCATGGATATCGACGTGGAGGTGGGTGAAGACCAGCTCAACTTCGCCGGCTTCGGCCTCACCGCCAAGGTCCAGGGCCATGTGCATATCGGCGACAACATGGATACCCGTGGCGAACTGTGGCTCAACGACGGTCGCTACCGCGCCTACGGCCAGCGCCTCAACGTGCGCCGTGCGCGGCTGCTGTTCGCCGGGCCGCTGGACCAGCCGTTCCTGGATATCGAGGCGGTACGCATCGTCACCGAATCCAGCCGCACGGTCACCGCAGGTATTCGTCTCAGTGGCAGCGCCGAACAACCGACCACGCAGATCTTCTCCGAACCGGCCATGGCCCAGGAAGACGCGCTGTCGTACCTGGTACTGGGGCGCTCGCGCACCAACACCGGCGAAGACAACAACATGCTCGCCGAAGCCGCCCTGGGCCTGGGTTTGATGGGCAGTGCCGGCGTGACTACGGATATTGCCAACAAACTGGGTATCCAGGACTTCGACCTCGACACCCAGGGCACCGGTAACAGCACCGCCGTGGTAGCCAGCGGCAAGATCAACGAGAAGCTCAGTTTGCGTTATGGGGTAGGGGTGTTCGAGCCGGCCAATACCATTGCCTTGCGTTATTTGCTCAGCAAGAAGGTGTACCTGGAAGTCGCCACGGGCGTAGCCAGTTCCCTGGATATCTTCTACAAGCGCGATTTCTGA
- a CDS encoding MarR family winged helix-turn-helix transcriptional regulator encodes MPHFTPDNFHNCHLGLLLGRAAILKDRIIDTHMEPHGITAAQFKVLIIMAQFGVDTPAELCRNLSLDSGSMTRMLDRLEQKDLLSRKRSELDRRQVQLVLTAGGQRLADMLPQIGAQALNQLAGVLEAGELETLERILKKMLIAAGDPITIQRVGKS; translated from the coding sequence ATGCCTCACTTCACCCCCGATAACTTCCACAATTGCCACCTCGGCCTGTTGCTGGGTCGCGCCGCGATTCTCAAGGACCGCATCATCGACACCCATATGGAACCCCACGGCATCACCGCCGCGCAGTTCAAGGTGTTGATCATCATGGCCCAGTTCGGCGTCGACACCCCGGCCGAGCTGTGCCGCAACCTGTCCCTGGACAGCGGCTCGATGACGCGCATGCTCGACCGGCTGGAGCAAAAAGACTTACTCAGCCGCAAGCGCTCCGAGCTGGACCGCCGTCAGGTGCAGCTGGTGCTGACCGCCGGCGGCCAGCGTCTGGCGGACATGCTGCCGCAGATCGGCGCCCAGGCCCTCAACCAGCTGGCCGGCGTACTCGAGGCGGGTGAGCTGGAAACCCTGGAGCGGATCCTGAAGAAAATGCTCATCGCTGCGGGTGACCCCATCACTATCCAGCGGGTAGGTAAATCATGA
- a CDS encoding efflux transporter outer membrane subunit, with protein MNTRAFSLVLAAMTLAGCANYSGLDTQGQRLDANTLQTGKSLSGVTLSNAAWPAADWWKSLGDPQLDSLIAEALQNSPDMQVADARAHQAEAAAYAANAARMPTLDASAGVSRSRLAKDQDPRGQGDAYSTVRNIGASFNYNFDLWGGQRAAWEAALGEARAAEVDQQAARLTLAANVAKAYSDLGQAHIVRDLAVDDLKRTRQMLDLSKRRLSSGIDSEYQYQQTESLEASSQSQLIDAEKQLQSAKIALAVLLGKGPDRGSELARPAVLKPSAVAVPSVLPAELLGRRPDLVAARWRVEAASKNIDASKTRFYPNLNLSASAGAESLLGDAMFGSASRFFNIAPTISLPIFDGGRLRADLDARDADYDLAVAQYNKTLVQALGDIGTTLSQLRDTGRQIQAQQHAADIAQQSYDTGVQRYSSGIGNYLDVLSIEQQLLQAQRQLATLNAAQIDLSIQLMQALGGGYNANNVAATTPATRTE; from the coding sequence ATGAACACACGTGCATTCAGCCTGGTGCTGGCGGCGATGACGTTGGCCGGTTGCGCCAATTACAGCGGTCTCGACACACAAGGCCAGCGCCTCGACGCCAACACCCTGCAAACCGGTAAATCCCTCAGCGGTGTGACGCTGTCGAATGCCGCCTGGCCGGCCGCCGACTGGTGGAAAAGCCTTGGCGACCCACAGCTCGACAGCCTGATCGCCGAAGCCCTGCAAAACAGCCCCGACATGCAAGTCGCCGACGCCCGTGCCCATCAGGCCGAGGCCGCCGCCTATGCCGCCAACGCTGCGCGCATGCCGACCCTGGATGCCAGCGCCGGCGTCAGTCGATCACGCCTGGCCAAGGACCAGGACCCTCGCGGGCAGGGCGATGCGTACTCGACGGTGCGTAACATCGGCGCCAGCTTCAATTACAACTTTGACCTGTGGGGTGGCCAGCGCGCTGCCTGGGAAGCCGCCCTGGGCGAGGCCCGCGCCGCAGAAGTCGACCAACAGGCCGCACGGCTGACCCTGGCCGCCAACGTGGCCAAGGCCTACAGCGACCTGGGCCAGGCGCATATCGTGCGGGACCTGGCGGTCGACGACCTCAAGCGCACCCGCCAGATGCTCGACCTGAGCAAGCGCCGCCTGAGTTCCGGCATCGACAGTGAATATCAATACCAGCAGACCGAGAGCCTGGAAGCCAGCTCCCAGTCGCAACTGATCGACGCGGAAAAACAACTGCAAAGCGCCAAGATCGCCCTGGCGGTGTTGCTCGGCAAAGGCCCGGATCGGGGTAGCGAGTTGGCCCGTCCGGCGGTGCTCAAACCCAGCGCCGTCGCCGTGCCTTCGGTATTGCCCGCCGAGCTGCTCGGCCGTCGTCCCGACCTGGTTGCCGCACGTTGGCGGGTAGAAGCGGCGAGCAAGAACATCGACGCAAGCAAGACCCGCTTCTACCCCAACCTCAACCTCAGCGCGAGCGCCGGGGCCGAGTCGTTGCTGGGGGACGCGATGTTCGGTTCGGCCAGTCGTTTCTTCAACATTGCACCGACGATTTCGCTGCCGATTTTCGACGGCGGCCGCCTGCGTGCCGACCTCGATGCCCGCGACGCCGATTACGACCTGGCCGTGGCCCAGTACAACAAGACCCTGGTGCAAGCCTTGGGCGATATCGGCACCACCCTTTCGCAGCTGCGCGACACCGGGCGGCAGATCCAGGCCCAGCAACATGCCGCCGACATCGCCCAGCAGTCCTACGACACCGGGGTGCAACGCTACAGCTCAGGCATCGGCAACTACCTGGATGTGCTCAGCATCGAGCAGCAATTGCTGCAGGCCCAGCGTCAGCTGGCGACCTTGAATGCCGCGCAGATCGATCTGTCGATTCAACTGATGCAGGCCCTGGGTGGCGGGTACAACGCCAACAACGTGGCCGCGACCACCCCAGCTACACGCACGGAATAA